Genomic window (Ranitomeya variabilis isolate aRanVar5 chromosome 8, aRanVar5.hap1, whole genome shotgun sequence):
ttggggctgctcctatcaaccatatattacggatccgtaatatacggctttctacggccgtagaaaatcgcagcatgctgcgtttgtcagcgtattgcgcagaaaaatcgccaatgaaagtctatgggggcgagaaaaatacggattccacacggaccagcagtgtgacttgcgagaaatacgcagcggtgttagtgaaaagtcggtaattcaattgccagcttttcatttctccttcccaaacccgacaggatatgagacatggtttacatacagtaaaccatctcatatccccttttttttgcatattccacactactaatgttagtagtgtgtgtatgcaaaatttgggcgctgtagctgctaaaataaagggttaaatggcgggaaaaattggcgtgggctcccgcgcaattttctccgccagagtggtaaagccagtgactgagggcagatattaatagccaggagagggtccatggttattgccccccccgtggctaaaaacatctgcccccagccaccccagaaaaggcacatctggaagatgcgcctattctggcacttggcctctctcttcccactccctgtagcggtgggctatggggtaatgaaaggttaatgccaccttgctattgtaaggtgacattaagccagattaataatggagaggcgtcaattatgtcacctatccattattaatccaattgtctgaaagggttaaaaaacacacacatgatttaaaagtattttaatgaaataaacacagcggttgttttaataatttattgctctctcaatccatttccaggccctcgcttggcaaaataataaacgcacaagatacataccctcagctgaaccgtcacgtcccacgaggtaatccatctgaaggggttaactaatattacaggcacgagctgcgataaaccactcgctcgtgtctgtaatccccgggtgatgaaaggaaagctggatctgtacttacattgagtcgcggtgatgcgcccctgctggatgttctcatgaactgcagcctgggaactttttcccacgctccaggtcatatgaggacatccaccagggggcgcatcaccgcgactgtaggaaatgtaggtcaatgacctacatttcattcattcgccggggaattacaagcacgagcacaccgctgcattagcagggctcttgcttgtaaattattttaaccccttcagatggattacatcgtgggacgtgacggttcagctgagggtatgtatcttgtgcgtttattattttgccaagggagggcctgcaaatggattgagagagcaataaattattaaaacaaccgctgtgtttatttcattaaaatactttataatcatgtgtgtgtgttttttaaccctttcagacaattggattaataatggataggtgtcataattgatgcctctccattattaatctggcttaatgtcaccttacaatagcaaggtgacattaacccttaattaccccatatcccaccgctacagggagtgggaagagagtggccaagtgccagaataggcgcatcttccagatgtgccttttctggggtggctgggggcagatgtttttagccacgggaccctctcctggctattaatatctgccctcagtcactggctttaccattctggcggagaaaattgcgcgggagcccacgccaattttttccgccatttaaccctttattttagcagctacagcggccaaattttgcacatacacactactaacattagtagtgtggaatatgcaaaaaaaaggggatatgagatggtttactgtatgtaaccatgtctcatatcatgtcgggtttgtgcaggagaaatgaaaagccggcaattgaattaccggtttttcacatacaggtccttctcaaaaaattagcatatagtgttaaatttcattatttaccataatgtaatgattacaattaaactttcatatattatagattcattctccaccaactgaaatttgtcaggtcttttattgttttaatactgatgattttggcctacaactcctgataacccaaaaaacctgtctcaataaattagcatatttcacccgtccaatcaaataaaagtgttttttaataacaaacaaaaaacccatcaaataataatgtttagttatgcactcaatacttggtcgggaatcctttggcagaaatgactgcttcaatgcggcgtggcatggaggcaatcagcctgtgacactgctgagatgttatggaggcccaggatgcttcaatagcggccttaagctcatccagagtgttgggtcttgcgtctctcaactttctcttcacaatatcccacagattctctatggggttcaggtcaggagagttggcaggccaattgagcacagtaataccatggtcagtaaaccatttaccagtggttttggcactgtgagcaggtgccaggtcgtgctgaaaaatgaaatcttcatctccataaagcatttcagccgatggaagcatgaagtgctccaaaatctcctgatagctagctgcattgaccctgcccttgatgaaacacagtggaccaacaccagcagctgacatggcaccccacaccatcactgactgtgggtacttgacactggacttcaggcattttggcatttccttctccccagtcttcctccagactctggcaccttgatttccgaatgacatgcaaaatttgctttcatcagaaaaaagtacttgggaccacttagcaacagtccagtgctgcttctctgtagcccaggtcaggcgcttctgccgctgtttctggttcagaagtggctttacctggggaatgcggcacctgtagcccatttcctgcacacgcctgtgcacggtggctctggatgtttccacaccagactcagtccactgcttcctcaggttccccaaggtctggaatcggtccttctccacaatcttcctcagggtccggtcacctcttctcgttgtacagcgttttctgccacattgtttccttccaacagacttaccattgaggtgccttgatacagcactctgggaacagcctatttgttgagaaatttctttctgggtcttaccctcttgcttgagggtgtcaatgatggccttcttgacatctgtcaggtcgctagtcttacccatgatgggggttttgagtaatgaaccaggcagggagtttttaaaagcctcaggtatcttttgcatgtgtttagagttaattagctgattcagaagattagggtaataggtcgtttagagaaccttttcttgatatgctaatttattgagacaggttttttgggttatcaggagttgtatgccaaaatcatcagtattaaaacaataaaagacctgacaaatttcagttggtggataatgaatctataatatatgaaagtttaattgtaatcattacattatggtaaataatgaaatttaacactatatgctaattttttgagaaggacctgtatatcgcgctgaatgaaatataaatacagaatatatatatatgtgtctcaatgacatatatatatatatatatatatatatatatatatatatatatatatacactgtatatatgttttaccgaacatttgagcacataaatccattagatgtcggttttgcaagcctgcgagaaaatatcgcagtacggatgccatacggattacatacggaggatgccatgcgcaaaatacgctgacacaccctgcctacggatgacatacggatcactatttttggaacatttctccgtattacggccgtagtacggccgtataatacgtggcgtattgtcttacgccaagtgtgaccccagcctaaaagtgCCATCTACACAATAGTAACGTgagtgcgccccctggtggcagatTCTGGAGGTTACATGCTGTCTGACACCGAAGAATATGATTATAAATGGCCGCCATCATCCTCTGGTGTATATGTTATGTACATCCACACTGCGGGTCCATATTATATCGTAGTACGTAATCATGGAGACGCTTCTCTCTGCAGAGGAGCTGCATACAGAAAACGGTAGCAAGGTCATGTCATTTTCCTTTCAAGTACATTATAAAAGTGCATATCCCCTTCACCTACACCCATGTGACATACGGTCACAGCTGTTCTGTCTGAGGTACACTAGTCTGCCTCTCTATTTTGCACAGACCTGTcccattcacctatattatcaggtCTGCTGTGCTGTACAATACACTGCATCTCTATTCTGCACAGACCGGTCTCATTCACCTATATCATAAGACAAGCGATGGGATGACATGTGCAGACTGTGATCAGCGGTGTGGTGTCCCCCCATAGACCCCCACTCTCGGCACCACAGCCCCCTCCTTCTCTATATACCGTATTTACCTCCTGTACAGATAAACAATGAGACAATCCATAGGCAGAATTACAATAAAGctgtatacacagtacagaccaaaagtttggacacaccttctcatttaaagatttttgtgtattttcatgactatgaacattgtacattcacactaaaggcatcaaaactatgaattaacacatgtggaattatatacttaacaaaaaactgtgaaaccactgaaattatgtcttatattctaggttcttcaaagtagccaccttttgctttgatgactgctttgcacactcttggcattctcttgatgagcttcaagaggtagtcaccgggaatggtcttccaacaatcttgaaggagttcccagagatgcttagcgcttgttggcccttttgccttcactctgcggtccagctcaccccaaaccatctcgattgggttcaggtctgatgactgtggaggccaggtcatctggcgtagcaccccatcactctccttcttggtcaaatagcccttacacagcctggaggtgtgtttggggtcattgtcctgttgaaaaattaatggtggtccaactaaacgcaaaccggatggaatatcatgccgctgcaagatgctgtggtagtcatgctggttcagtatgccttcaattttgaataaatccccaacagtgtcaccagcaaagcccccccacaccatcacacctcctcctccatgcttcacggtgggaaccaggcatgtagagtccgtccgttcaccttttctgcgtcgtacaaagacacggtggttggaaccaaagatctcaaatttggactcatcagaccaaagcacagatttccactggtctaatgtccattccttgtgttctttagcccaaacaagtctcttctgcttcttgcctgtccttagcagtggtttcctagcagctattttaccatgaaggcctgctgcacaaagtctcctcttaccagttgttgtagaaatgtgtctgctgctagaaccctgtgtggcattgacctggtctctaatctgagctgctgttaacctgcgatttctgaggctggtgactcggataaacttatcctcagaagcagaggtgactcttggtcttcctttcctggggcggtcctcatgtgagccagtttctttgtagcgcttgatggtttttgccactgcacttggggacgctttcaaagttttcccaattttttggactgactgaccttcatttcttaaagtaatgatggacactcgattttctttacttagaatttgtattatggcaagaaaaaagcagctaaggctactttcacactagcgtcgggccgaggtcaccgaagctagcggtctccgccgcacaacgggggcagtggatgcatttttccagcgcatccgctgccccattgtgaggtgcggggaggtgggggcggagttccggccgcgcatgcgcggtcggaaaaagcggaccgtcgggagcaaaaaacgttacatgtaacgttttttgctcccggcggaccgccacaacacggcgcaaccgtctcacgacggttgcgacgtgtggcaatctgtcgcaatgcgtcgctaatgttagtcaatggagaaaaaaaacgcatcctgcaagcaattttgcaggatgtgttttttctgcaaaatgacgcattgtgacggattgcaattaacgctagtgtgaaagtagccttacagtctattcagtaggactatcagctgtgtatccaccagacttctgctcaacacaactgatggtcccaaccccatttataaggcaagaaatcccacttattaaacctgacagggcacatctgtggagtgaagaccattcccggggactacctcttgaagctcatcaagagaatgccaagagtgtgcaaagcagtcatcaaagcaaaaggtggctactttgaagaacctagaatataagacataatttcagttgtttcacacttttttgttaagtatataattccacatgtgttaattcatagttttgatgccttcggtgtgaatgtacaattttcatagtcatgaaaatacagaaaaatctttaaatgagaaggtgcgtccaaacttttggtctgtactgtataccgtATAATACAAGGACGACTCAGATGGGAAAGtgttataaaaagaaaaaagggtCCTTATGTAGAATGGATGCTGGGACATCCATCCCAACCCTGGCCACTGTCAGGCACATAACTCCTGAGTACATGCACCTGACAGTGGGCACAGACACAGTGTGCACCTACCCTGACCCACGCAAAATACAGTCATTGTGGGCAGAAAATGTTCCAGTATAAATGCCAACAACATGCAGACTGCGTGTAGACCGAACGGTGCCATCACAGGGTCAATCGCTGCTCAGCACGATCCGTGCTTTAAGAGTCGCCAAAAGTAAATGTTTCTCAAAAAGtcatttttctgctgcaaatactgaacgtgtgcacatagccttagaccattactttttttttttttttttacctaaaagtTCAGGTACTTTAAAGTGGACCACGTGTCAGACAAACCCCTTATCTGCCATAAATCACTTTATTTTTATCAATATCCTTTGAAAATATCTTCAGACGCAGGTcattcttaaaataaaaaaaaacaaaacaaaaaaaacaaaacaagaacaaACGAACATGAGCAcaataaaataactaaaaaaatacAACAAAACACTTGTAAAAAGTTCCTccttctgaaaaaaaacaaaacaacaaaaaaaagtgataAACAGTTACACTTCCACAATGGCAGAGCGTCCGATCCTTCAAGTACACGCAGCGTTCTCGGGTCGTTCCTGGTCACCCATCCAGCAGTTTTAATATGCTTTCCCGTTCCTTCAGGGCCTTCCAAGCCTGGTCCTTCTCCTTTTTAGTCGGAGTCCTTTTTTTCTGCCGTGCGGCCATGATTTTTCGGAAAGCGTCCATGACCTCGTTGTCGGCCATGCGTACCCTGTGCCGCAGCTCCTGTTTGTTCATTTCTTCCTTTGCTAATCTGAAGGGAGAAATAATGGGATTAGGATTATTGCAGTTCATGTAAGGTGCAGAGACAGCGAGACTCTGCTGACAACTCGCAGCCACGTAATGGACGTGCCCCCCATTCTCCCTTCAGTAGTCACAGTAGGGTCCCCCCTTAAAATAATCTACTGATACCATGTACCTCCCCGGCATAAAATTATGGACAGCCGCTCTCCGATCCCTAGAAGCCACAACAGCTGCCGCCCCTAATTAGTCACAGCGTGCCCCTCAGCCCCTCATCACAAAAGTGCCCCTATAATAAAATAGCAAATTCTGCCCCCATAGACAATGGACAGACCCTCTCAGCTCCCCAGTACACAGAGCAGCAGCCACAGAATCCCCCATTAGTCAAAGCATTCCCTTCAGTAACGATAGTCGTAGATTGTGTCCCCATACTCCTTTTATTTTCCCAAAAAGCAGCCCCTTTAAAAGGTCCCTAGTAGTCATATCACTGCCCCCCGATGCATCAGGTGTCACTGCATCCTAATGTACTTTGAAAAGCCGAACAGCGACTGTTCACACatcgggagagacctgtcagtcaaaggGACCTGGGCGGGGAGAAGCTGCAGGGAcccgcctcttggactagtcatctgAGACACACAGTGCCCGGACATCTTTCCAAAGGAAAATGCTGCAGCGATTCAGAATGAACCATGCACGGCTGCAGTAATGCCGCCAGACTCCATGCTGCATAAATCagatgacaggttgcctttaagtgtCAGACTGACACGTACACTTAACCCCTCTTAGCAGCCTCCACTCAAGAAAGCCCCATAGCAAGAAACTATTGTCCGATAATTTGGAAAGAGACCATGAAGTGCCGGACTAACAGACTTAATCCATCACCTGAGCAGTTCTTGTTTCTTGGCCCGGTTGTGAGCGCTGAGAGCCTTCAGCTCGGCCTGTCTCTTGCGGAGCTCGGCCAAGACCTCATCTTCAGAGTCCTCCGCCGGCCGGTCCTCCGACTCCAGCAGACCCTGAGCTATCAGCTCTTCCTTAATTCGGACCTCCAACGACTTTGTGTGGGGGGCACTGAAAGAAACATTACCCAGGACCaattactaccataaagcagtaaaCGGCACCGAACAGAGGCCTGCGGCACGTACCTGAACGGCTTCATCTGGCTTCTGGGAGACGTGCTGGCTCCATCCGTTCCCGACTCCTTCCCGGATATCTCAGGAATTGGGGAGTCTTCAATGGGGGAAATGATGTTTTCCTGCAGcccagacacagagcaaaaatttaTAAAGAAGACCTCTAACCATCGTGTGATACCGCAGGGTAAAGGTGAGCGTACACATCATCAGCGACTCCTGACCCCACCACTATGGCGGGACTGGCCAGCCACACAAGTGTGGGGACCAGCCAGCCATTCAAGTGTGGGGACCAGCCACCCATACAAGTGTGGGGGACCGGCCAGCCATACAAGTGTGGGGGACCGGCCAGCCTTACAAGTGTCGGGGGACTGGCCAGCCATACAAGTGTCGGGGGACCAGCCAGCCATACAAGTGTGGGGGACCAGCCAGCCATACAAGTGTGGGGGACCAGCCAGCCATACAAGTGTGGGGGACCAGCCAGCCATACAAGTGTGGGGGACCAGCCAGCCAGCCAAGTGTCGGGGGCCAGCCAGCCATACCAGTGTGGGGACCAGCCATAAAAGTGTGGGGGACCGGCCAGCCATACAAGTGTGGGGACCGGCCAACCATACAAGTGTGGGGACCGGCCAACCATACAAGTGTGGGGACCGGCCAACCATACAAGTGTGGGGACCGGCCAACCATACAAGTGTGGGGACCGGCCAACCATACAAGTGTGGGGACCGGCCAACCATACAAGTGTGGGGACCGGCCAACCATACAAGTGTGGGGACCGGCCAACCATACAAGTGTGGGGACCGGCCAACCATACAAGTGTGGGGACCGGCCAACCATACAAGTGTGGGGACCGGCCAACCATACAAGTGTGGGGACCGGCCAGCCATACAACCATACAAGTGTGGGGGACCAGCCAGCCATACAACCATACAAGTGTGGGGACCGACCAGCCATACAAGTGTTGGGGACCGGCCGGCCGGCCAGCCATACAACCATACAGGTGTGGGGACCGGCCAGCCACACAAGCGTCGGGGACCGTCCAGCCATACAAGTGTGGGGGACCAGCCAGCCAGCCATACAAGCATCGGGGACCGGCCAGCCAGCCACACAAGTGACGGGCCGGGGAGGAGCTGTCTGATCCTTTATTCAGGTAGGAGCTGTCAACCTGACAAATGGCGCTCACCTTAAAATGTGTCAAAATTCTGTCATAGATCTCTAGCAAATAAATGAAAGGACAAAAGTCAATTACCTCAACTAGAGCCTGCAGGAGGCGCTGCGTCAGGTGCCCAAATGGGCAGCCGTCCTCAGGCTGGTCGTGCTGGGATTCTGACTTTTTTAGCATGGAGTCCACATCTACAAATAGCAAAGAGACAGTTACATGGcgtgaccactagggggagatatGTAATGCTGGGAATATAGAGGCGTAGTTTATTTGCCTCTTCATGATCAGGCACTTTTGTCGTCCCCCCCCTCCAACAGCCATTCCATAGACATAACCGTATAAGAAACCCAAAACGTCTTGTTTTCTGCATAGTGAGCTGCTCGGCGCAGACTCAGATCCTGCACATCACGTttggaaggggttaactagttttcTCTCCTTACACCCCCAGTAAAAGTGTTGGACTAGGCAGTCAGGAATCCATTTACCTGCAGCACCCACTACAggggaaatgtagtattacatgtgTAGTGTGGGCAGAGCAGAAACTGCACTGATTAACAGGAGCTGGCATGGGCGACTGTGACGacgttagcaaaaaaaaaacaaaaaacagctgctgcagcaaagcttcaTCCTGCACTCCGTAAGAAGAAGTGGTCAGGATCTTTGCTGGATGTTGCGTCTGGGAGGATGGAGCTGGATCATCAGCTCAGGGGACTGCTACCTTTGGAGTCCAGCTCGGTTAGAGGTCCTTGAGGTCCTTTCTTCTTGTCTCCTGCCATAGACACCCGGGCTCCATCTTTCTGCTCCTCCTGCAAGTCCTCTTGCGCCCAACGCTGGGAGTAATGTTTCCCGAGAGGAGGAATCTGAAAGAAGAAGTGTCAGAGATCACCAAGATGAGCAGCAAGTACACCTGCCTCATCTGTCGCCTTCCATGCATCAATGTCTGCAATAATTTACTATGCACCAAGTACAGCGCCTTCAGGAGTCCTACAGCTGCCATGACACCTGAACGGTCACATCATGAGATCGCAGTGTGTGTATCACAGAGACCCCTCACTTGTACAGACCCCCAGACTTGTGCTAGTCCTAGAATACCTATCTAACACAAGTCTGGGGTCTGTacagatgaggggtctgcagggtcgGGTGGTCTGCATATATTATCCTGTATGTAGAGGATGATCGGACGTCTACTGATGAGCTAGCCTtcagtatcagattggtgggggtccgacacccggcGTTATTGATGTTGGGGGCAGTAGTACAAGTTCTAGCAATGAGGAGGGCAGGAGGCTAGCTCTGTATGACGGAGGAGCGTGCAGCGTGATCGTACTTTGTAGTAGTCGGCCTCGTCCTCGGGCGTCTTCAGCAGATCCTCCAGGACCTTGATCTCTTCTGCGGTTATGTCTGCACAATACGGTTCAACAGACGCCCAAAATCTGAAACGCAACATGAGACGATGAGACCTATGCCCCTGTTCATCCTGAACATCCTGGTTCATGTTATGTTGGAAATGGCCAAAGACAGAAAATTCAGGGTTTTTCACTACCTGTTTGGGGCATCGTTTTTGGGTACTCTGGGAACATCCACCGGATCGTCTGTGAACTCGTACTCCTGGATTTTTGTCTGTAAGTTTCTGGATTTGGGTCTTCCCGGGCCGGTCCCGGAGGCGTGACTTACTTTACCTTCCAGCTTTGGCTTTTTGGGTTTGTGTTTTACGGGGGTCCCGGGTTCAAGCTCCTTTCCAAGCTTCAGAAACCTTCGGTCTCCTTTCTTATCCTGCCAGTCTGTGAGGATCTGGTGGAAAACGAGAAGAAGTCAGACACCGTCTCCTGGGCAGGCGACGGCGATCGTGTGCCCCGTCCGTACACAGTGATACCAGATAAAGCCGCGTTACCGAATATTTCTAGAAGAAACAAAAACAAGAATTATAAAGAAAGTGATCAGTAACTCTGTGCCGGCCGCATGCAAAGGGGCAAAAAGCCAGCTCAGCCTCTGCGCCTAGCCAAGCCCCTGCACCTAGCCAAGCCCCTGCACCTAGCCAAGCCCCTGCACCTAGCCTAGCCCCTGCACCTAGCCAAGCCCCTGCACCTAGCCAAGCCCCTGCACCTAGCCAAGCCCCTGCACCTAGCCAAGCCCCCGCACCTAGCCCAGCCCCCACTTTATTCCTTACCTGTGTCTCTGCCTCTAACACCCGCAGCCGGCGGCTGGCTGAGGACAGCAGGGTTTCTAGCTCCAGCTGCAGCGTGTCCAGCTCCTCAATGCCGATCCCATCGTCTTCCGACCGGGAGAGAACGGCCGTGTACCGGGGgcacaacttcacgtggtccaccgACTTAAACTCGTGGAACTGCAACGGGCAATCTTTTAACTCACTCATGATGGCAACTGGTGAACTAAAGGGATAAAAAAGAAACGGATAATGAGGATCTACCCACATCCCATAATGCACAATGACCTGTGCCATCAATCACCACCACTGAAAAAATAAAGAGGGCGGCAA
Coding sequences:
- the TADA3 gene encoding transcriptional adapter 3 → MSELKDCPLQFHEFKSVDHVKLCPRYTAVLSRSEDDGIGIEELDTLQLELETLLSSASRRLRVLEAETQILTDWQDKKGDRRFLKLGKELEPGTPVKHKPKKPKLEGKVSHASGTGPGRPKSRNLQTKIQEYEFTDDPVDVPRVPKNDAPNRFWASVEPYCADITAEEIKVLEDLLKTPEDEADYYKIPPLGKHYSQRWAQEDLQEEQKDGARVSMAGDKKKGPQGPLTELDSKDVDSMLKKSESQHDQPEDGCPFGHLTQRLLQALVEENIISPIEDSPIPEISGKESGTDGASTSPRSQMKPFSAPHTKSLEVRIKEELIAQGLLESEDRPAEDSEDEVLAELRKRQAELKALSAHNRAKKQELLRLAKEEMNKQELRHRVRMADNEVMDAFRKIMAARQKKRTPTKKEKDQAWKALKERESILKLLDG